The Polyangium spumosum genome includes the window CTCCGGAGCGTGTTTTCACGTCTGCGGGATGGCTCTCGCTCGAGCGCGAGTACGTGCCGCGGGTGGTTGCGGGCGAGCATCCGTACGCGCATCCGGAGGCGAAAGCCGCGCTTGCCATCGCGGCGCGGACGTTCGTGTTGCGGGCGATGCGGGATCGGCCGACGCTGGGGCGGACGACTGCGATTCCGAGCGGGGAGCAGTTTCAGGTGTTCGCGCGAGGGGCGAGCGAGGAATGCGTGGTTGCCGCCTCCGTGACGCAGGGGATCGTGCTCCGATACCAGGGGCGCATGATCCTCGCGAACCATGTCGCGGGCGCCTTCTGGAAGCCGGACGGGTCGCTCGGGTCCGATCCGACGAAGACCGAACGCTGGGTGACCTACAACGTCGGCAGACGAGGATCCGAAGTCGTCCCCACCGGCCTTTCGCTTCGGTCGCATCCAGGGAACCGCGGCTGTCTTGGCCAGCATTGCGCGCACTGGCTGGCCGCGCACGGGTACGATCATCGGACCATCCTGCGCTTCTTCTACGGAGAAGACGTCGAGTTCTACGAATTGGGAAGCGGGGAAAGCACGATCGGTCGAGCACTTTGGGGCGTTCTCGCACTTGCGATTTTCGTACGGAGGTAGGGGGTGGCACTTCGACTGGTCCAAGCCGGAGAGGGGCATCCGAGGCCGCTGGTTTTGGCGTTCCTCGTGAGCAGTGACCTCGATCCGAAGTTGCGGGCCGCGTTTGGACCTCGTCCGTGCATCGTCGCCGACGGCCTCGCCAACGGCCCGATGATGGAGGAGCTCCTGGAGTTCGCCCATCACCGGGCCGGAGTGCACGAGGTGTCGCGGGTCGCGTTGATCGGGTACTCGGCCGGGTGTCAGCGCGTGCGTGCCCTCTGCATGTCCGGCGTTCGGGCAAGCGCGTATCTGCTCGCCGACGGAACGCATGCTTCATGGCCGCCAGCCGAGTGGCAAATTGCCTGGCTTCGCGCGCTCGCGGACGATGCTCGACGCGGGCGGATCTTGCTCGTAGCCACGCATACCTTCCAGACGTACACCGAGGAGCTGCCGAAGGGGCGGGCATTCGCGTCCACGGTGCGCGTCCTGCGAATGGGTACGGGGCTGCCGCTCGAGCGTGCTGGGCCGTTGGAGCGGCCCGCGATCACGCGGCAGGGAGCGCTGTGGGTTTACTCGTACGCGAGCGCGAAGGCGGATGCGACTGCGCACGCGGCACAGTGTTCCCGTGTGCTGCCGGAGATGTGCGCGAGGCACGTCGGGCCGTGGCTCGACGTCGAGGCGCCACGCAGGACGCAGCAGGGCCGTGGATCGGTCGGGCTCGGACTGCTGGGGATTGCGGCCAAGCTCCTATTTCAGCGTCCGGAACGTTAAAAACCTTCACCATTCCCTGACAAACACGGTCTCCTCGCGGTGGTAAACCTCGCGGTCATGAGCCCGTGGCGCGTTGCTCTCCTCTCGATGATCGGCATGGTGACCACGGCGGTTGCGGTCTACAAGCTCACCCCGCAGCAGCCACCTCCAACGTCCCCAGCAGCGACGCCGTCGGCCGTCGACGAGCTCCCCGACGAGCCGTCCGTCGTCGACGAGCTGCCGCCGGTGCCGCCGTCCGTGACCGCCGCCCCCGACGCGCCCCAACGCGTCCCGGCCGAGCAGCGCGCTGCGCCGGCCCCGAGCCTAACAAGCGCACCCCAGCGCGTCCCAACCGAGCAGCGCGCTGCACCGGCCCCGCTCCCGGCCGCGCCGGTGAGCACTATCCCCCCGGCCGTGGCCGCGTCGTCCGGCGCGCCCGCGGGCCTCGCCCCCGAGCTGGGGACGCTTGTCGCCGTGGCCGTGGGCGGCTCCTGTGAGTTTTCCGTGGATGGTCAGTCGATTACTTCGAGCACGACGCTCCGGTTGAAGCTTCCTCCGGGCGCGCACGTGGTCGAGTGCGGGTCGCGTACGCGGATCGTGACGATCAGGAATCGTGAGACCAAGATGGCGTTCTTCAACCTGAAGAAGTGACCAACATCACGCGCCGTCCAAAAATCGCACACGACACGAAAAACCGGAGTCACCACTTCCCTCGACCGGCCAATAGTAGTCATGGGCAAGAAACCGAAGGGCAAGCCAGGCGACGGTCCCGGCTTCCTCGCCCGCCTTGTCGAGTTGCGTGCCGACGTTGCGCGTTTCCTCGCGGGCGAGAGCCACAAGCGCGCCAACAGCAACGACGGCGTCGAGGACGAGTCGCAGGACGTCTTCACCAAGGCCGTCGAGAGCCGCGAGAACTACGATCCCGAGGTCGGCGATCAACGGGCATGGACGCTCGGGATCGCCGCGAACGTCTCCCGCGACCGCGACCGCGCCAAGCGGCGTTACGACGCGCGTTTCTCGCCGGAGGATGGCGAGACCGAAGTCACGCCCGCGCCGACCGCCTCACCCGAGCGCATCGCCCACTGGCGCGATGTCCAGCGCAAGATCGCCAAGGCCATGGAGCAGTTGCCTCCCGAGTTCTTCGAGGTGCTCCTGCTCGTCGGCATCGAGGGGTGGTCGCACCAGGAGGCCGCCGCAGAGCTCGGGATCTCGGAAGCCCTGGCGAAGAAGCGGCTCGAGCGCGCGCGGACGTTTCTCCTCGACAAAAGCGGCATTTCGCGTGATGACCTGCGCAGCTTCATGCCCTTTCTGTGGCTGGTCGACGAGGACCATGCAGCCCGCCTCGAACGGCTCCGGAAGCTTTTCGGCTACGCCCACCCGACAGGGAACGCGCTCGGCGTGATCATCGGTCTGCTCCTGCTCGCGCCGGTGCCCGAGCGTCCCATGGCGCGTACCGGGCTCGGGTATCGCGCGCCGATCTTGGCTGCGGTGCACGAGGCTCCGGAGCCCGCGCCGCCCGCAGCTCCCCCGGAAACTGTGCCCGCGCCCGCGGCCAAGCCGGCGAAAGTGCCGGCTCTCGGACGTGCTGCTTCGCGTCCGACCGTGACACACCCTCCGGTCGTGGTCGAGCTCTCGGGCCTCTCGTTTCTCCCGAAGGGCAACCGGTAGCTCCTCGTTTTTCTCCTTGGTTTGTCTCTACCATCTTGACCGGTTTGTCGCGGATCGTGTACCCTGGGCGGCATGCTGCGGTCCGGTCTCGTCATTGCCGCATTTCTCGTGCTCGGGGCGCCTGCGCTCGCCGAGGAAGCGCCGCCGCCCTCGCTTTCGGCAGACGAAGCCGTGCAGGCCGCACAATTTACGGCGCTGGTCGCCAAGGCGGAGCGCGAGCGGGCCGCGGGGAAGCTGCCCGAGGCTGCGATGGCGTACGCCGAAGCCTTCAAGATCAAGGAAGATCCCATCGTAGGTGGGCGCCTCGGGGCTCTGCTCGTCGAGCTGCGCAAGCCCACGCAGGCCGCGGATCTGCTGCTCGATGCGATTGAGCGCGGACGTGGACCGGAGGTCTCGCCACAGGAACGGCATGCCTGGCTCACGGCGTACGACGTCGCGATCTCGCAGGTTTGCCGCGTCGAGGTGACCGTATCCGAGCCGCATTCACACGTCACGCTGGACGGCGTGCCCAAGAATCGCCAAGGACACACGGGTTTTATTCTTTTCGTCCCGCCCGGCGAGCACGAGCTGCGGGCGGCGCTCAAGGGATTCGAGGACGCGGTCATCGATTTCAAGGCGATCAAGGGCGGGACGTTGCGTTATACGCTGGCCCTGCGTCCGCTTCCCTCGTTCGCGCCGCTTGATCCTCCGGAGCGACTGCTCCGGCGGCGCGAGAGCGGGCCTGCGACGAACCTCGACGAGCCCCCCGACGACGAGCTGACGAGGCGAGAGCCGATCCGCGGGGGTGTCGTCGGTGACGAGAAGAAGCGCGGGATCGGCGGCTCGATCAACGCGGGGCCGGTCGTGTTGTTCGGCGTGGCGTCGTGGCAGCCGGCGGTAGGCGCCGTGCTTGGCGGTAGTTTGAGGCCCAACGAGATCGTGTCCATCGGCATCGAGGGCCGCGCGGCGTGGCTGCCGTCAGGCGTTGCGGGCGAGCCGATCAGCGCGATGACGGTGGGGGGGATCTTGAGTGCGTGTCTGCACTACCGTTTTCTCGTCGGCTGCGCGCTCGGGCACGTGGGGGCGACCAACGTCTCAGCCGACGGAGCCAGCTACGAGGAGGAGTCCGTGTCGTTTATCCAGCCAGGCATGGGCGGACGCGTTGGTGCGAGGCTGTCCCTCGGCCGGTCCTTCTCCGTGCAAGCTGCGGTCGACCTCCTGGGGCTCAGCCGCGGCATGAAGATTGTTGTTGGTCAAACGGTTCTCGTGGATCAGCCGCCGCTCATGATCGGCGCGCAAGTCACCGGTGGTTGGGAGTTCTGAGCGATGCGAAAGCGTCTCGTCGTGCAGGTCGTTGTGTCCCTCGTGTTGGGCTGTTCGGCGCCACCCCAAACCGGGATCTTCGAGTGTGATCCGGATGCGCCGTTTCCCAGCGAGTTTTGCAAGGCGCAGCTCGCCGATGCTGGGCTCGACGCAGCGCCGGAAGCAGGGGCCTTCAACCCCGGCCCCACGCCGCAGGCCGGCAACACCTGCATGGGCAAATGCGTGCCCGTGCCGAGCGGCGGCGCTGGCTACTGGAGCGAGGTCCCCGTCTCGGTCCGGTTCGCCAGAGCGGACGCTCTCCCTGCGGCATGCCCCGAAGACGCGCCTAACGAGAAGTTCCGCCTCTTCGACCAGCTCGTCGCGCCCCCGGCCGAGTGCGAGGCGTGCGCGTGCGAGCCCTCGGAAGGGACATGCGACGGTGAGCCGCCGCAGTCGATCGAGATCCGCGCCGGGACGTGCGCGGAGAGCGCGGCCGTCTCGTTGCCGTTCAGCGGGCCGGCGGGATGGGATGGATCGTGCACGAGCGAGAACGGGCTCCCGGCCGGCGCATCGTGCGGCGGCGAGCTCTGCGCGCAGTCCGTGCTGGCGTCGGCGCTCCCTGGTCCGACGAGCGAGTCCTGCGCGCCGAAGAGCGCCGCGCCTGCGTTCACCACGACGAGGGAGTGGAAGCTCGGCGCGCTCGCGTGCATGGCGAACACGCACGATGACACGTGCGGCGAGAGCGCGAACAAGAGGTACTGCGTGGCCGATCCTGGCCCCGAGTTTCTCTACTGCGTGCACGGCAAGGGCGTGACGGAGCCGTGCCCGGACAACTACAACTTCGAGCGGTACGAGATGTATCCCGAGGAGCCGATCGATGATCGGGGCTGCGAGGCGTGCGAGTGCGGGGCGCCGGTGGGGAGCGGGTGCATGGGATCGCTTCGTCTCTACTCCGATGGCGCGTGCTCGTTGGAGTTCGAGAAGAGCAGCATCTCGTCCATCGACGAGAAGTGCATCGACGTCCACCCCCCTGGCCGCGCCATCGGAGCCAAGGCGGTGACGGACGTGACGTACTTCCAGGGCACGTGCTCGAGCTCCGGCGGTGCGCCGAAGGGTTCGGCCTCGCCAAACAAGAACAGCGCGATCACCTTCTGTTGCCGCAAATCGCACTGGATCCTCAGGTAGGCCCTTCCCAGGACAAACGCGCCGCGCTACCGTCGCGGGCGTGGAACCTCGCGTCAGTGACCGCCTGCGTTTCGTGTGGACCGTGTTCCCGGGCGTTGAGCTCGTGGCGTACCATGCCCCTGAGTTGACCGCCGTCTTCTACATGCTCGGCTCGAGCGCCCTCCCGATCCGGACGTGGAACGCCGCCGATCTCCTCGCCAGGCGCGACGCGACGGGCCTCGCGCTGACCGTGGGGCAGGCGTAGGCGGCGCGCGAGCCGCGCGAGAAAATCTCGGGCTTCGTTGTCACCACGATCGGCGTGCGGCGAATATCCATCTGAGGGGCGAAGTTGCTCCGGATGCTCGCAGCGAGCCCGCAAGCTATTTTGTGCACACGGGCTCGCTGGGGGCCTTCTGGGCATAGCCCCCGGCCTCACCCTTCCCGGGCCGATTTGTGGCTTGGGGATCCCCTGCTCGCGCACCTAGTCAGGAAGGGCCCCGCAACATCGGCCCGGGAGGGGGAGGTTTTTCCTTGGCTCGTCGCTCGGGGACGGGGCGCGGGCGCGCGCCTGACTGCGTCATGGCAATGGCCAGGTCCGTGTGAAAGCGGAATGGTGCACGCACGCCTCGTCCTCGGGCGATGAGCCTTCCTTCGGAAGGAGATCGCGTCATGCTCGCCCTGCAAGACCGACCTACGCCCGTTCCGACGGGCGATGACGAGGACGAGGCAACGCTCGTGTGGCAGGGGTCGGCGCTCGTGGACGGCGGGGCCGGGACGGGGGCCGTCCACGAGCGGCAGACGCTCACCGAGCCCCTCGTGGCTGTGCGCGACACGATCGTCAAGCCGCCGGCGGTGCCGCTCTGGGTGCGGTTCAAGGCTGGATGGGCGTCGTTCTGGGATGCGATGGGGGATGCGTTCTTCGGCACGTCGCGCGTGTCTGAACGGCTGCCCCCCGTTCCCCCTCCGCGCTCGCAGGAAGTGACTCGTCTTTCGCTCGGGAACCTCGCCGATCAGGGCCACGGCGAGTTTCTGCTGCTCGAAGTGGTTCTCGCGGATCCGCTGTATCAACGGGCGGCGATCGAGGTGGCTCGCGAAGCGCTCGCCGCTCGGCGTGAGGGGGAAGCTGCCTACACGGCTTTTGTCGTGCACTTGGCGCTCTCGCGGCTGCGTCCTGACAGGGACGGTCGGATCTCGACGGCCCGGCTACGTGAGAAGCTGCCCCACCTCCCCTATGAGGGTGCCATCCGCCCGGCATTGGTTCGGCTCGAAGAACAGGGCGTCGTGACGCTCGTGCAGGCCAGGACCGGGGACCCGATGGCGGAGATCCTCCGCGAGGGGATCACCCACGTCGAACTGCGGGTTCCGGTGTGAGCCGGCTCGTGAGGTTACGCGGCATCGCTTTCGGGTATCGGCTCGAGGTGCGAGGGCGCGCGATCGGGACGCTTCGGCGCGTCCGCAAGGAAGACGGACAGTGCTGGGCGTGCGAGCCGGTGGAAGGCGCGCCGGTCTCGGAAGGACCCGAGCGGCTGCGCGATGCGGCCCGCATTTTGATCTTGATGGCGGGAGGCGCCGTCCAATGAGTAGGCCCACGGGCCCGGAGCTGTGGGAGCTCGCCGCGGTGCGGGCATCGCTCCCGGCGCTTCGGCTGTGGATCGTTCGAGCGGCAGGCGCGCGGGCAGCATCAGGCACGCGTCCTTAGCACCCGATCCAAGCAGCGCCTTCCCCACGCCACCAAAAAGATTGGCGCCGATGATGCCGTGCAGGCCGTCATGTCGCGTTGGGCGCGAAAGTGGCGAATGGGGAGCGCAGCAATGCGGCGCAGCGCGGGGGGAGCCGGGGGCGGGGGCAAGGCCGCCGCGGAGGCGGGGGCGGGGGCGGTAGGGCCGAACTGCGTGGAGCGCGCTGGCCCCCCCGCAGGGCCACGGGAGGCTCCAGGGTAACGGCGGACCGTTGGTTCAGTTACATATTCTTGCGCCGCGACCGGAGGCCAGAGCACTATCCC containing:
- a CDS encoding SpoIID/LytB domain-containing protein; amino-acid sequence: MVIGEEPSEAPERVFTSAGWLSLEREYVPRVVAGEHPYAHPEAKAALAIAARTFVLRAMRDRPTLGRTTAIPSGEQFQVFARGASEECVVAASVTQGIVLRYQGRMILANHVAGAFWKPDGSLGSDPTKTERWVTYNVGRRGSEVVPTGLSLRSHPGNRGCLGQHCAHWLAAHGYDHRTILRFFYGEDVEFYELGSGESTIGRALWGVLALAIFVRR
- a CDS encoding RNA polymerase sigma factor; amino-acid sequence: MRADVARFLAGESHKRANSNDGVEDESQDVFTKAVESRENYDPEVGDQRAWTLGIAANVSRDRDRAKRRYDARFSPEDGETEVTPAPTASPERIAHWRDVQRKIAKAMEQLPPEFFEVLLLVGIEGWSHQEAAAELGISEALAKKRLERARTFLLDKSGISRDDLRSFMPFLWLVDEDHAARLERLRKLFGYAHPTGNALGVIIGLLLLAPVPERPMARTGLGYRAPILAAVHEAPEPAPPAAPPETVPAPAAKPAKVPALGRAASRPTVTHPPVVVELSGLSFLPKGNR